The DNA sequence GGGATTGGTGTTTGTTGTAAATGGATGTGGTGGGTGATGGTGCATGGCGAGGGCAGATGGGTGGGTTCCTGGAAAATACCTGCGTATCGCTGAAGAAGACGATCCAGTGTAGGGTGGGTGTGAATAGTGGGAGTGGGTGTGATGTTGGTAGAGGGGGGTGTGGGGTTAGTAACGCGGGTGAGTTGGTATAGGGCAGAGATGCTATGAGTTTGGGCCAAACGTTTAACCTGTTGGGCCGAAGCTGGGTTGGGGTGTATGGGAACGTCTGCACGTAGCGCAATGGGTTGGTTCTCTTACGTGAAGCTCTTCGTCAACAATGAATAGTCTGTGGTGACCAGACCTAGTTGTTTCAACCACTGAACTCCGAGCACTATGTCTGCACCACCTATAGGCAATTGAAACAAATCAACAAGAAAAGTGTGGCCCTGGACTAGGATAGGTACCTCAGGACACTTGGTGTCACAATCAGTGGTGCTGCCATTGCCTATCATGACTCGCATGGCCGCGGTGGGAACCTGAGTCAGGTGAAGGAAGGAGGCGAGGTGAGACTGGATAAAATTGTGGGTGCTGCCGCCATCCACGAGAATGATTACCTGATGGTGTGAGATGGTGCCATAAAGACGAATTGTCTCCGGTGCCGACATTCCCGCCAAAGTGTTTAGGCTGATCTGAGGGCCCTGAAGTGAGGACAAAGGATCGCCATGGTCATCGATGCGTGAGTATGGGATGGTTGGGGAGGGATCTGTGTAGTCGTCATCATCATCGTTTGTAATGAGTAAGTGGAGGCGAGGACGACAACGGTGGCCGAGAATCCACTTCTCGTCACAATGATAACATAACCCCTTGTCACAACGGACATCAAGTTCTTCTGCTGAAAGGCGCTTAACTGAAGGGCGTACCAGGGCGAGAACGGTGAAAGGAACCGCAGTGGGTGGTGGCGGTGATGGTGGCAGACCAGAAGGGGTATAGGATGTGCAGGAATGACGACGGCGGTCCTGAATCTTTTCTTCCTGCAACTTGGCAAGTGCCACGGCTTGCGGTATGAACATAGGTTGTAGAGCCTGGACTTCACGGCAGAGGTCCGGGTAAAGGCCCGAAATAAAATAACTTAGTAGCGCCATGGGAGACAGACCAACGATCCAATTCGCTAAACGTTCAAACTTAGTGCGGTAATCGTTCACCGAACCTTGCTGTTGAAGCTTGAATAGCGCCCCTTGGGGATCATCGTAAAATGTCAGAGCGAATCTGGACTCCGAAGCTTGGAGTAGCGCAGGCCAGGAGGAGATGAACCCATTGCGAGTCATCCATTGGTACCAGGATAGCGCTGGACCGTCCATGTAGAATGAAGCCACGGTGATACGCTCCTGGTCAGGTAAGCCTTGGTAGTCGAAGAATTGGCAGATTTTAAAAATCTAGCCAACTGGATCTTGGCCGTTGAATCTAGGTACATCGAGCTTCATGTGTGGTTTGTAAGTGTGTGGAGAAGGGATGGGGTTGTGGTGTGGGGAGAGTTGCGGGGAAGATGGTTGGATGGTGAGTGCAGCGAGGTGTTCGAGCATGGCGTCCATTTTTGTATTCATGGAGGTTTGGGTTTGGGCAAGGGTCGTGTGATCTTGGGTGAGGGTGGCCTGAGCTTGGGTGAGTTTGGCGATGGCCTCCTTGAGGCGTTCTAGTGTGGATTGACAGGTGTTATGGTCTGGCATGGCTGGCCGGTGGGTGGGTGGCAGGTCAGACCAAGTTGGTACGAACAACCAAATAAGAAACTATGCTACGTGCTAAAAGTTAAAGGTAAGGGATAaactcttcttctttattcattCATGCATTAACGTATTTATACATGAAATTGATAGTAGCTGTAGAAGGAATGATATTCTGTTACAAGCCAAGATGTTGTCCCTCGATACCCGACACAGCTAACAACCTCACTCATAATCGTGCAAGTATGAGGGTCTCGTGTGAGTGCGTGCAGATTTGCGTGTGGGCCCTTGGTGTTCGTCTGCACATGGTTCCTGCATGATGGGTTGTACTGGTAAATTGCTATCATTGTAACATTTGTTTTTTGGTTTATATTGTTTGATTTGCTAAGAAAATGATGGCTTGGCCAATTTGATTTGTTATTGGatttcttgtttattttgttttgtgttgtgtgtTGGAGTTGTAGTTGCTCATGAGAACATACCTAAATTCAATTAAGAGGATGAGAacatttttggaagaaaaaaagtcaTTACAACTCATGTGTCAAGTCTCACTTAATGTTTTCCACGTAGCTTGAGACATAAAAGGGATGATGTAACAAATCGTAAAAAATTAAGGGATTTTTATTGGGTTCAAATATGGAAGGTATAGAGTGTAATAAAGAAAAACTTAAGAGATCTATGTAAAgctagaaattaaaaaacattaaatttatcattaaaactgtGAAGCTACAAAAAGTATATGCATCCCTATTCAACTATATTACACACGTACACACCTAAAATTAAAGTGCATTGTTTTGACAACTTACTACTTTTAGTTGCTTGAAATGAATTTTCGTATAAGTGAAAATTAGTTTATACGTTGATTTATAAAAACCTCTTATATagcttctttaaaaaaaaataagaaaacttttatacattaacttatacataagttaatttaaatttatgaaaaagtttattttacttttttcttcttattttttttctgttaaaaatatttctggATAAACTTATGCAAACAGatcataaagataaaaattttatttattatactaaaaaatattacatatttttatcgataaatattagttattaatggGTAATATTTTGTTAGCggaataatcaaaattataactttaattttctctttctctcttctctttttacCATCAACTAACCTTATAATTCTAGAAAATATTGCATTTCATTGAATCAATCCTGATGCTGATGACCCCTAACCATGTAGCCACAGGTTTTGTAGTTTATAGAAAATTTAACTTCCCATTTTCTTGATGCTGATTCTGAAGATGAAGGTGAACATAAATATGAAGAATGAACAGAAAAACAAGATTGAATATGATGGCATTTTGTTCAAAATGGTATCATGAGTTGTTTTATAAGCACCATGCCACATTTTGTGTGGCACCAAGATAACAATGTATTAACTAGAAGCTACTAGTTCAACCTGTCAGTGAAGCTTATGAAGAAACTACAAGAATGATGCAGAAATTGTCCTATTTGTGTTAGCATTACGTTACATTGTTGATACACTGTTAATATGAAGGATATAATCTGATTTTCCTATtggttattatttatataaaactaGATTAGTTCCCGCTAGATAgacaattcattttttatgaaaataaataaataaaacgaatggtgataaaaaaaaatcgtgaGAGGCATAGGAGTGTGCCCATGCAATAAGTTTTTTTAGTGTTTGCACAATAACATTTAcataaaaagcaaaaagaaaagagagatagaAAGTAGGAGAGAGTaagtgagaagaagaaaaaacatcaCTATCCACTGGCCAACAGCCAACACGCTACTggacaatttttaaatatatagattatatgaaaattaatgtgAACCCATATACAAATTTCTCATTACATTATTCATGTCTAAGGACAGCTAGCTAAATCTTGGCGAAAAAGAGACCAACTATCAAAGTTAGAccttaagttaaaaaaaagttaaacctcattaatttttttaattttactattaaaatactttaaataataacataacaaattaaaataatattacataatcTGTTATGTATTAATATTACATATTAAGATAATGTtacacacattttttaatatttaattaattaaattatttttttataatatcttaaGTGAATATATGTTAGGTCTAGAAATTAttcaaaagactaaaattataatttattctatataaaATTCATTCATTCCTCCTCTGTTttcattcctttttatttttattttttgacttgTCTTCCTTCTACTCCTAAAAACAGCGTTTTAAAGCTcacttattttgattttttgcgTACTTGTGTACCTTTTTCATAATGTGGTGTACATGTTCCACGGTTTGACTAGTACTTCCGTTTGAACCGCTCACACATATAGTTCTGCAAGGTGTTTGTTGGTTCTCTTGGTTGTTGTTTGTTTGACAACAAAATCCTCTCTGCTTCCAACAACATCTCAACCATGGGTACTTGGGTTCTTCAACAAGTGACCTCTATTGATTGGAATTGGAACCATGAATCCTACCCAGACTTTCGTGATTTCTCTGTTATACCCTTCTTCGCTCTCTTCTTCCCCTCCCTTCGCTTCCTTCTCGACACGTTCCTATTCGAGGTACTAATCacttctttgttgttttttaatcaGCAAATATTAGTGATcagtattgttatttttttgttatcggGGATTCAAATCCctaacctctctctctctttctctttttccttgaTCATTAAATCAACCTTAAGATAACGTCAGTTTATTTAGACTTacaataaacaattttaaaaatacttatttaataagatttgtttcttaaaataaacaaaaaaaatttaacagaaACAGTCAAACaccctaaaaaaacaaaaaactgtttatttattaaaacaagtgatttttaaacaaataaatttaaacataactCATGTCTTCTGTTACTAATCACTTTCTAAACTCATGTTTGTTGAATGTTTCAATAGTAATTGCTTGCATTAACTTTTACTGTTTTTGTTCAACTTAGCTTCATTGACACTGTTTtttgccagcttcatcttttaatttgaatttagaaGTTGGGAATACTTTAACACTTGCAGGTAAATCTAGGAAAGTGACTAAAGTAGCGGTTGTATGGACTAAGAAGTGTAATTTTATTGTTGATGTGTTGCATGTGAAATTTTATAACgtgaatttattgaaaaaacttgtttgagattatttttagaataattattataaaaaaagtcaacAATTTTCAAGTACATGACAATCATAGTAGTGAATTCTAGCATGTGAAGATATAGCATGTGAAGATATGAGTAATGGAAAATATCCAAGTCTTACATCGTCtaaaaataaagtcaaattagaatatataaatgaGGAGCAACCCTCATCCCTTGAACTAGCTTTTGGGATTGAGTTAGGCTTCTCACATTATTCATTCTAAGATGATATCAGAGCATATTCAATTCAATATCAATCCAAATGGGTCACCCATCATTCATTGTTCACGTACCAAAAAGCCCAAAAAGTAGTAAGGGCGTGAGGTGGTGTATGTCACCACCCACAGTTCACGCACCAAGCGTGGAGGGTGTATTGGGAAATACCCAAATCCCACATCGtctaaaaataaaaccaaattataatatataaatgagtAACAACAGTTAGACATTTATAACTATAAAAGCGGGTTAATCTATTGGTGTAATGATgtctttctctttatttttttagttagttttttctttttagtcaaTCTGAAGTGAATGGCATTTACAGCAAGTGGCCAGACGATTGATTTTTGGAAAGGGACACAAGAAGATGGATTTTCAAACacttgagagaaaaaagaagattaGCAAATTTAAGGAATCGGCATGgaaatgtgtttattttctatctGCAGAAATTTTTGCTTTGGCAGTAACATATGATGAACCTTGGTTTACTGATACAAGGTACTTTTGGGTGGGGCCAGGGAATCAGATATGGCCAGATCAAAAGATTAAGTAAGATTTTCATTTACTTGCACAACTTTTGTGGCTTTTCTGTTACAATCTTTAATCTAGTTTTGTTAATTGTCTTTATTTGTCCTTCTTTGATTTCCATGTGTTCAACTTAAGTTGGTTGATTGAGCAATAACCTTTTAACATTTCAGATTGAAATTGAAAGTGCTCTATATGTATGCTGCTGGATTTTATACATACTCCATACTTGCTTTAGTATTTTGGGAAACGAAGCGCTCTGACTTTGTGGTTTCCATGGGCCATCATGTTATTACTGTCATTCTCATCGTGTTATCCTACATTTTTAGGTATGTTTTTCTCTTAATCCAAGAATTTGGTTAAGTGTTATGATTTTCAGGCAATACTGTTTTATAATCGTTTAATTTGTTTGGATGTGAtccatttcaattttcaaatgacAGAGGTACACCTAACTGATTTAGTGGATTAGTTGCTTATTGTAACTTTCTGTTATTAGTTAATGGTTATGACAGTTGTTATTTGTTAGTTACCTATGAAGCACCAGTACTTTAATCTGCTTCATGTATTCATATCCAATACTGATACTTTTGGATAGTTCACCTGTACGTATCCATGAAGAATCCAAGCCTTTAAAGAAGGTTATGAAAATCCAATACAGCTACAAATGAGTCAGAAGCATGTAAATATAGAAACATAAAAGGATTGATCCATGAAAATCGATTTTGGAAACCTTGCCATACTTGAGCAGTCAATCCAAATTATACTAGCAACAATATTAGGAGACATAGTATGATTCAACCAAGAACAAGAGTATTGCATCTCTTCAACGCAGCGAATAAAGGATCCATCGGAGAATGTTGAGGCAGGGAATCATCGACAAAATCTTACTTGTTTTTCATTTGGAGGGTCATTTACATAACTCTAGCCCATGTGTGATAATTCAAACATTATAGAATTGGGGAACCAAGAACAAGGGACAGGTTTTCATTGGGATGAATGTAATAGATGTTTGATGGATCTTGCAGAGAGGAGGGGATGTTGGAAGCCATTGAAGTATCAATAGAGGTTAccagaagaaagagaagaaaaggtgCCGGGGGAAGTTTTATTCTGATACCGTATTAGAATATTGATAAAATGTAGCTTGAGAGAGTCAAGTACGCATAAGATGGTCTGCAgagaaactaaaaaacaaaaatgtaactaacaactaacagCTGTCATAACAACCAATAACAGAAAGTTAGAATAAGCAACTAATTCACTAAATCAATTAGGTTTATTTTCTGTCATTAAACTCCTCACAAAAAGAGTGAAATGTGTCAAGGTTTTTGTGCCTGTATGTGATAGAGATAGATAAGGTGAGAGTATGAAATATAAGGTTGGTTAGGTGGTTAAGATAGAAGGGAAGGAGGGAAAGGTTGTGGGCTCAATCCCTCCTGCTAACAAAAAACTAGcaaactaaaaattaacattttccgaccaaaaaaaaaagtgagggtATGAAGATTTTAAATCATTAGTGTGTCTACAAAAATTGTTTCTATATGGAAATTGTGAACTAGATGACTGCACTAATTctattgaatattattttacttcacTTGTTCATTTTGCTTCTATGTTTAATACACTCCAGTAAAGTGCTTTACTTCTATGTTTAACTTGATATAGTGTTTTGCTTCTATGTTCAATACAGGTTTGTTCGTGTTGGATCTGTAGTTTTAGCTCTTCATGATGCTAGTGATGTGTTTATTGAGACAGGAAAAATGTCCAAATACAGTGGTGCTGAAACAACAGCTAGCATTgcatttattctttttgttttgtgttttacCGTGACACGGATCATTTACTACCCATTCTGGATTCTTAGGAGTACGAGGTTTGTATTAATTCTGTTCATTTACATTCTTTTCTTGTCTGCTGTCTGATATAATTCCTCGTGTGTATATTCTGTAGCTGCTAAACTAGGAAAAATTGTTCAATGTTCCTACTCATGTTTAttggaaagtaaaaaaattcctaaacataCATTAAAAGGATGATGAACACGTTAGTTGTTGCTCTTCAGCTTTGAAAATTGTCATATTGATAGGATTGCTAGTCGAACAAGGCTTCCTATTAGGAAGGTGTATGAGAGAAGGAACTGAGCATAGTTCCTAGGTTGTTAGTTCTGTTAATCGCTGAGTTGTGCCTGCTTTAAATCCTAAAGGATTAGTTAGAATGAGTAGTATAAATAAGGGAAGCTTAGTCTTCAGAGGTAGGTAGTTGAGGGTGGATTGGTTGGAACTGAATAACTGCTActctcttcaatttcttttcagtTTCAATAATACACTCTTGGGAGAACTATTTCGATTTTCGCTCCTTCATCTATTCTTGAGTTTCTTCATATTTCACTTCCAGTTCTAACACATTATGGGGGAGAACAATACCTTGTCTCTCCTACATTCTTAACAGAAAGGGATATTTAACTACTTATACTATGTACTATTTTAGGAGAATTCACAAGTCATTGCCTTGATTAAAATCTCTAAACTCTATAGGCTTTGTCAATTTTTGGTACCCAACTTCTGGGTCTTATCTTCTTATGACATATTCACTGGCCACAGAGACTCCCATTTAGACTGTTTCAGAATCTGGCAAAATATGATAGAGTAATGCTACTTAAATTCTCAAATGAAAGTTGAAGACAAAATCCTTTTTACCTAGTTAGGTTTTCTTCAGGATTTTCTTTGTCACATCAAACTTTTCTGCATGCAAAAGTAATGGCATTACACACTAATAGTGTTTCTCTGTCTATCAGACAATTGTCTCTAGCATGTTCTAATCTTATATTTGAATGGCCTGGCATGTTCTAATCTAATATTTGAATGGCCTGCTCAACTGATATGATTGGTTGTTATCAATTGATGTAGTGTGCATGATAATGCATGTTTTGTTGAGTAAACTTCTTAAGTTTTTGTGGATTGTCAACAATCTTATTCTGCATATGTTATCTATTATCCATCTCATGCTTTTTGCTGATTCACACTGTTCTTCATCAAAGTCAAGGCTAAATTTAGCGATAACTATGACATCAGTTTTCCTAGTTTGAACTGGGTTGAAATAGAATTTATCTAGGAATAGTTTTTACTTGGATTAAGGAATTTAAGCAGCATTGTCAGGGCAGGATTATAAAACAAAGTTTGTCCTAAAATTTTGTCttcaattaattgtttttaagttTCTTATAAGCAccacaagaaataaaaacatgtttcaGACTGCATAAGTTTCAATGACTCAATCTAAATTGTAATGCCTCGGGCTTCCAACGTTCGCAACTTCACATATCGTTCTGTTCCTCCATTTAATTGTTTTggtctcttctctcttttgcaGCTATGAAGTTGTTCACGCCTTGAAAATGGACCTGGTGGATGGTCCattatattattatgtgttCAATTCTCTTCTATATTTCTTGCAAGTTCTTCATATATATTGGTGGGTTCTGATGCTTAGGATGCTTGTTAAACAAatccaagaaaaaggaaaagttaGTGAAGATATCCGATCTGGTAAGCTGAATGATGCACTAAATATATGCCTTTCTAAGATGAACTTTTTATGCATTATGTCAGAAAATATTAACTTGATGCTGATGATCCCTATCCATGTAGCCTCGGGTTTTGAAGTGGCCTTACTCAATAGAAATTTTAACTTGTTATCTGATTGTAATCTG is a window from the Glycine max cultivar Williams 82 chromosome 2, Glycine_max_v4.0, whole genome shotgun sequence genome containing:
- the LOC100780212 gene encoding LAG1 longevity assurance homolog 3-like; this encodes MGTWVLQQVTSIDWNWNHESYPDFRDFSVIPFFALFFPSLRFLLDTFLFEQVARRLIFGKGHKKMDFQTLERKKKISKFKESAWKCVYFLSAEIFALAVTYDEPWFTDTRYFWVGPGNQIWPDQKIKLKLKVLYMYAAGFYTYSILALVFWETKRSDFVVSMGHHVITVILIVLSYIFRFVRVGSVVLALHDASDVFIETGKMSKYSGAETTASIAFILFVLCFTVTRIIYYPFWILRSTSYEVVHALKMDLVDGPLYYYVFNSLLYFLQVLHIYWWVLMLRMLVKQIQEKGKVSEDIRSDSEDEDEHKHEE